TATTAACTTGAAAAATCAGTCAGTCACAGAATAAGGAAGGTATCTTCAAGTTTATGTTTTGTTTAAATGCATGTTATCATATATATACTCACGATTATGAGTTGTGAATCtgtaattttttgtttttcttaTGTTAATTTGCTACAGATATATAGCACAAATATTTCGATGATTATGCCAAGCTTAATGCTCTTTAGTGGTCAATATATATTATTGAGTGTTATTGTTGTTTTAATTGTAGTTGTAATAGTGTTTTAGTTCTTCTTTTTGTTATACTTGATTGATACTGGTTTATTATGGTGTATATGTAATAATGTAATAATTGATTTACTATTCTGCTGGCTTATACTTTGATTCTTATATCTCAACTTTGTCTTATGTTTATTAGAATATGGAATTGGCTCCCGGGACACATGAAGCATCTAAAGTTGTGTTGGAGGATGGTATCAACAGCATGCCGGATAATGTGGTTACTAATATTCTTGATCGTTTGCCCACTCAATATGCAGTAAGGACCGCTATCTTGTCAAGGAAATGGAGGTTTAAATGGACCATGCTCACTCACCTcgtgtttgactttttattttttaaGTATTTGGTGGGACTAGGAATTGTGAATTGGTATGATGTGAGGAATATAATAAGTAGACTTCTTCTTCATCTTAAAGGTCCCATAACAAAATTTGTTCTTTATATACCACATGGCAAGGTATTCGATGTTGAGGATATAAATGATTGGATCATGTTCCTGTCAAGAAATGGAGTGAAAGAGTTTACTCTTGACAATATGCATGTAACACCTCTTAAGTTATCTACCCATATTTTCTCTTGTGTGGAGTTGGAACGTTTGGCGCTTGATAACTGTTGTCTCCGTTCTCCACCCACCTTTTGTGGTTTACCAAATCTTTTGCGTTTGGAGCTATATCAGGTAGTATTTGAAAGCACAAGTCTTGGAGAAATTATCACTCGAAGTCCTTCAATTAAGATTCTGAAATTCATGCAAGGAGAAATTTCACTAGTTGATATTGCTAAACTAAAAAATCTTAAAGAATTGGTCATGCCATTGTATTTGCTTGACCATAGAGCAATCACAAGTTCTTTAATTGTTGACCTTGTGAGCTGTCTTCCAAATCTTCAACTGCTCTCTTTGAATTTCCTAGACTACCAGGTAAGGCTTATTAATTAGTTGGgtctttaaaatcatattttttttacaGTAAATTGCATAGATGCCTTCTAATCTACAACTTTTCTTATTATAGTTCTTAGGAGATTTAGTTGGTACAGAGCGGGTCCCTGCCTCCTTTCCCTGCCTCGAGAGTCTTACATTAAGCCACATTGATTTTAGCTGTAAGACTAACCTGATGTTTGCTTTTGAGTTGATTGGGTGTTCTCCCAAACTGCAGACCCTTTGGATCTCAGTAAGTGAACATATATGTACCGTATACTTATCGATTTGCTTCATAGGTATACCTGGCAATTGGGTTGGGTTgggtcgggtttgggtcgggtCGAAAACGGGTCTGGGTTTAAATAAGTCCGGGTCGAAACGGGTCTGAAATTTTCAACGGGTCGGGTCAAAAGCGGGTCGGGTCGAGACCCTTTTTATACGGGTCATCCCCTAAAGGTAACTTAACAAAATAATCCCATACACGAGAACGCTTTTTGCCCGTTGTAGAAGAACTAGCATCTTCTTCATTCTCTAAAACATCCACGGGTTCTTGTTGAACATTCTCTTCTGACATACTCATTCCAAATCAACTATTTTTCAACAATCTGTAatagattaaaatataaaaataagagcTCATAAACAACGGTTATACCAAAATAGGGGTGCTGCAATGACTGTACACATAAGTAGTCACCTAAATTCGAATAGTAACTCGTAACGCATGAACAAACACAAAAAACTAACAACAGCAGCTACTAAAACTAATAACAATACATTAAATTAAACAAAGTAACACAAATATGTGCCTTGTTAGGTCACCAAATAGAAATGCAATTAAGTTTAACATACACTATTGCAAAAGGATGAAAGTCATCAAACTAACTACTGCAGCTTCACACAAAATTGGTTAAACATGAGCAAAATTAGGAGAAAATTAGGAGAAAATGTACCTGACTTCGTCAAATATATGAGTAGAAAAACCGTCGATTGTGGTCTTCAACAAAGTCCAAAAAAAAACGAATTGCAAAACGACGATTCAGAAGTTGCGATGGATACAGATCTGGAATCACAACTTTCAATTTGAAGATTCGGGCATGGAAATATACATCTGATTACGCGATTTAGGGTTTATGACGAGAGAAGATATTGGCGATTTGGGATTTAGGGTTCATGACGAGTTTACCTTTCTGATATTTGACGAGTTTGTGTTTGATCTGGAATTCTGGATTTATGAAGATTTGAATTTGCATTAGTATAGACCAGGTTGGACCCGAATTTAAAACCCATTGGACCCCCGTAATTTTTTTTGCCAGATTTTATAATCTTTTTGGACCCTATATATTTACATT
This genomic window from Rutidosis leptorrhynchoides isolate AG116_Rl617_1_P2 chromosome 2, CSIRO_AGI_Rlap_v1, whole genome shotgun sequence contains:
- the LOC139893645 gene encoding F-box/FBD/LRR-repeat protein At1g13570-like, with product MPDNVVTNILDRLPTQYAVRTAILSRKWRFKWTMLTHLVFDFLFFKYLVGLGIVNWYDVRNIISRLLLHLKGPITKFVLYIPHGKVFDVEDINDWIMFLSRNGVKEFTLDNMHVTPLKLSTHIFSCVELERLALDNCCLRSPPTFCGLPNLLRLELYQVVFESTSLGEIITRSPSIKILKFMQGEISLVDIAKLKNLKELVMPLYLLDHRAITSSLIVDLVSCLPNLQLLSLNFLDYQFLGDLVGTERVPASFPCLESLTLSHIDFSCKTNLMFAFELIGCSPKLQTLWISAKHNDAVPPPAIFLSELNSIQLGLAQLRKVSLLSFRGSENEILLIKTLLGGSPSLKIIDIYPVSSEVFNGDSGRLMVATKLLKFNRASPSAQVGIYWS